One window of the Tetragenococcus koreensis genome contains the following:
- the gpG gene encoding phage tail assembly chaperone G, producing the protein MAKRNFIKLVQVDKKGNAVTDTEGNAKYDTFITPTQIPFRKIYDAADLMDTQEEAKSTKENMDEMLDMVVDIYNKQFTKDDLLDRLHAPDAVEELQGQIEFIAQGQMDEERQKKLAQMI; encoded by the coding sequence ATGGCAAAACGTAACTTTATTAAATTAGTACAAGTAGACAAAAAAGGTAACGCAGTAACTGACACAGAAGGCAACGCAAAATACGACACATTCATTACCCCAACTCAAATTCCGTTTCGTAAAATTTATGATGCAGCGGACTTGATGGATACTCAAGAAGAAGCAAAATCTACCAAAGAAAATATGGATGAAATGCTAGACATGGTTGTAGACATTTACAACAAGCAATTCACAAAAGACGACTTACTAGACAGACTTCACGCACCAGATGCAGTAGAAGAATTACAAGGACAAATTGAATTTATCGCACAAGGACAAATGGACGAAGAGCGCCAAAAAAAGTTAGCTCAAATGATATAA
- the gpGT gene encoding phage tail assembly chaperone GT: protein MKKLMLQMMKEGGKDINEILDMPFAFFMELVDESNKKNVKKTDSMIQAFM, encoded by the coding sequence ATGAAAAAACTCATGCTCCAAATGATGAAAGAAGGCGGAAAGGATATCAATGAAATTTTAGATATGCCTTTCGCTTTCTTCATGGAGTTAGTTGACGAAAGTAATAAGAAAAACGTCAAGAAAACGGACAGCATGATTCAAGCATTTATGTAA